TGGGACAAACTCGCCGCGCTGGAGTTGGAACCGAACCACCAGGTGGATAACACCGACGATGACATCCGCAAAATGCTTCAGTTAACCATTATTCTTGAATACCGCAACGGCGAGGGGGCGGCGGATCGCTTTAGCGCCCGGCGCACCTGGTATGCCGTGCAGCCCATCGTGCGCGAATTGGACCTTTTCAAAAAGGCGCTGGCGCGCCAACAAACCCCTGCGGGGGCTTGAACCCCGACGAGGTGGATCATGGGCAACCCGTTTTCTCCTGCCGCCACCGATAATGCCTCGCAGTTGGAATTGTTGGCCAACTCGTTGCGTTTGGCAGAGGGTTTCTCCCTGTTGTTCGCCGTCTGCAACAACCCGTTGATGCGGGCTAAACTGATTACGGACCTGCGTGCGCGGTTGCCGGATCAACCCATCACCGAGGTGCCGCTCACTAACGCCACGCCCAATCTCTATCTCGCCCTCCAATTGTTTGGCAAGCTGCCAGTGTCGCTTCCGGTCCGGCGCATCACCTGCGTGCATGGTTTGGAGGTCTGGCTGCCGAGTGAACCCGTCGGCGATGCCCTCAAGTTCATCCTGAATCTCAACATCACGCGTGACCTTTTTCCCAAGCTACTGGCCGGTCCGCTGGTGCTCTGGCTTCCCGAGCACGCCCTCTGGCTGATTGCCTCCCACTCCCCCGATTTTTTTTCCATTCGTTCCGGCCTCTTTTTCTTTACGGCGCAGACGGACGAGCCCATTCGTTCCGAATCCCTGTCGGGGCGGACCGAGGCATCCGACAGTGATGGCCTAAGCCTTGCGGAAAAACAACAGCGGCTGCTGGCGTTGAAACGAACACTCGCAAAACTTCAACAGCTTCCATCCGATAAACAAGACGCCCGGATGGAGATTCGCCTTTTGTATGGCATTGCCGAGACCTTCCATGCCTTGGGCCAATATCAAAATGCCGAACCACTGTACCGCCGCGCCTTGGAAACGAGCGAACGTGTCTTGGGACCGGAGCATCCGGGCACGCTCGCGAGCCTGAGCAACCTGGCTAAGTTGCTGCGTGCCAAAGGGGACGTGGCCGTCGCCGAACGGCTGTACCATCGCGCCTTGGAAACGTGCGAACGCGTGCTGGGGTCGGAGCATCCGGACACGCTCTCGAGCCTGAACAACCTGGCCGTTTTGCTGCGTGACAAAGGGGACCTGGCCGCCGCCGAACCGCTGTACCGCCGCGCCTTGCAAACGCGCGAACGCGTCCTCGGGCCGGAGCATCCGGGCACGCTTTCGAGCCTGAACAACCTGGCCGTTTTGCTGAGTGACAAAGGGGACCTGGTCGCCGCGGAACCGCTGTGCCGTCGCGTCTTGGAAACGCGCGAGCGCGTTCTGGGGGCGG
The Verrucomicrobiota bacterium DNA segment above includes these coding regions:
- a CDS encoding tetratricopeptide repeat protein, giving the protein MGNPFSPAATDNASQLELLANSLRLAEGFSLLFAVCNNPLMRAKLITDLRARLPDQPITEVPLTNATPNLYLALQLFGKLPVSLPVRRITCVHGLEVWLPSEPVGDALKFILNLNITRDLFPKLLAGPLVLWLPEHALWLIASHSPDFFSIRSGLFFFTAQTDEPIRSESLSGRTEASDSDGLSLAEKQQRLLALKRTLAKLQQLPSDKQDARMEIRLLYGIAETFHALGQYQNAEPLYRRALETSERVLGPEHPGTLASLSNLAKLLRAKGDVAVAERLYHRALETCERVLGSEHPDTLSSLNNLAVLLRDKGDLAAAEPLYRRALQTRERVLGPEHPGTLSSLNNLAVLLSDKGDLVAAEPLCRRVLETRERVLGAEHPDTLSSLNNLAILLSDKGDVAAAEPLYRRALETRERVLGPEHPDTLSSLNNLAVLLRDKGDVAAAEPLYRRALETCERVLGPEHPGTLLILNNLANLLHDKGEYAAAEPLYRRAAETAERVLGKTHSSTQRYQRNLAKLLAAAAKAKLPTPNPPPA